Proteins from a single region of Anaerotignum faecicola:
- a CDS encoding C39 family peptidase produces the protein MRFIYYTIKFIICFSLYIAIFFMFPEIAEKADELYAGAANTITALKTEIAERRAKNEIERTPEPKEETLTAKTDPNGDIILPGNFVNIHYYNQSDERWGNEMYGPDNPISIYGCGPTTLAMLVTSLTGNEINPYDMAKWSYDNGYFCQDSGSYHSIIPGGASQWGLTVEAVKDYSPENLQMLLSTGNLIVVLMGNGHFTENGHFILIRGITLDGKFLIADSKSYENSQKEWEPLTIIDEAKYGASSNGPIWAVRYEK, from the coding sequence TTGAGATTTATATATTACACGATAAAATTCATAATCTGCTTTTCGCTTTACATAGCCATTTTTTTTATGTTTCCGGAAATAGCCGAAAAAGCAGACGAACTGTATGCAGGCGCCGCCAATACGATTACGGCGCTTAAAACCGAAATTGCCGAAAGGCGCGCCAAAAACGAAATTGAACGCACTCCCGAGCCGAAAGAAGAAACCTTAACCGCCAAAACAGATCCCAACGGCGATATTATACTTCCCGGCAATTTTGTGAATATACACTATTATAACCAGTCCGACGAACGATGGGGAAACGAAATGTACGGACCCGACAATCCCATATCGATATACGGCTGCGGCCCGACTACCCTTGCTATGCTTGTTACAAGCCTTACGGGAAACGAAATCAATCCATATGATATGGCAAAGTGGTCTTATGATAACGGCTATTTCTGCCAAGACAGCGGTTCATACCATTCAATAATCCCCGGCGGAGCATCCCAGTGGGGTCTTACGGTTGAGGCCGTTAAAGACTATTCGCCCGAAAACCTTCAAATGCTTTTATCAACGGGCAATCTCATTGTTGTTTTAATGGGAAATGGCCATTTTACGGAAAATGGCCATTTCATACTAATCCGTGGGATAACCCTGGACGGAAAATTTTTGATAGCTGATTCTAAAAGCTATGAAAATTCCCAAAAAGAATGGGAACCTCTGACAATAATAGACGAGGCAAAATACGGCGCAAGCAGCAACGGCCCAATATGGGCCGTGCGCTATGAAAAATAA
- the fliD gene encoding flagellar filament capping protein FliD — protein sequence MSSIGSLSSSTSNSIYSNAKRITGLASGLDTDSLVEAMVLGTKSKIAQQKQQKQLLQWQMDAYRSISSKLIAFQNKYTSYSSGTNLRSPSFYAKTLISALGENSKYVSVSGSSNSAESLSIAAVKQLAKNTSYVSSSNVSDQKLSSGEVTGDETFTDSSLAGTSLTVGYGSKSFTVTLPSGEEYNTAEEVVDALNKSLSEIDYGTDGEKASDKIKFGLTYDGGIKIGYASDAVAETGNKIEIKGGSEKLLEGLGLEEGDKVSGKGNSITGTKALTEEYMKSLQTTRTSADMLAGKTVTFSYNGISKQITIPSADESDIFDKKTGKADMKKLADYFNKELNREFGSGRIKVEYSEADKELSFQTVNPQTGKIDGTSELKITGGDADALRALDIKAGESNRVNLDASFSESGIIGKNGGTAINEYAVNIKNNKTGEIITISKTMDGKDFDENTSMSDIIKAINASDANVQVSYLSTTDKFNISSTEGGASGDFSIVGAVDENGKEKPDDGSFNLGQAIFGKNLGKKDSSGKPVETDYSATMGQDAIIYVDYDGAGGQDPVAITRSSNSFNLDGLTVTVNGTFGIKKDENGNDMVDGSGNAILDDASEAVTFSAKADTDKIVTAFKEMINDFNEIIKLSNDSVSEKKNRDYPPLTDEQRAEMSEDEIKAWEEKAKAGMLFNSSEVKGFTSAIRFLFSGSSSDIKALEEMGITVSSTYSDHGKISFDEEKFKAAIESNLDGVKELFTAEAKTTVNENGEEVTSKGGIMTQIFDVFEKYAATTGSTKGVFVEKAGAPESPLSVLNNSIQKQMDDIDDIISELQDKLETETENAYNKFASLETYISNMNSQSSWLSSQFGG from the coding sequence ATGTCGTCAATAGGCAGTCTGAGTTCAAGCACGTCAAACAGCATTTACAGCAATGCAAAAAGGATAACGGGCCTTGCCAGCGGGCTCGATACAGACTCTTTGGTCGAGGCAATGGTTCTCGGCACGAAAAGTAAAATAGCCCAGCAGAAACAGCAGAAACAGCTTCTCCAGTGGCAAATGGACGCATACCGTTCCATAAGTTCAAAATTAATAGCTTTCCAAAATAAATACACCTCATACAGTTCGGGCACTAACCTAAGGAGTCCTAGCTTCTATGCTAAAACGCTTATTTCCGCTCTCGGTGAAAACAGCAAGTATGTGAGCGTTTCGGGTTCGTCGAATTCGGCGGAATCCCTTTCCATTGCCGCCGTTAAACAGCTTGCAAAGAATACCAGCTACGTTTCAAGTTCAAACGTAAGCGATCAGAAGCTTTCAAGCGGGGAAGTTACGGGCGACGAAACATTTACGGACAGCAGCCTTGCCGGAACGAGCCTTACGGTGGGATACGGCAGCAAAAGCTTTACGGTAACCCTTCCAAGCGGCGAGGAATATAATACGGCCGAGGAGGTTGTCGACGCGCTTAACAAATCCCTTTCCGAAATCGATTACGGTACAGACGGGGAAAAGGCAAGCGACAAAATTAAGTTCGGCCTTACTTACGACGGAGGCATAAAAATAGGCTATGCTTCCGACGCTGTTGCGGAAACCGGCAACAAAATAGAAATCAAAGGCGGAAGCGAGAAACTCCTCGAAGGCCTCGGCCTTGAAGAGGGCGACAAAGTTTCCGGCAAAGGAAATTCGATTACCGGAACGAAAGCGCTTACGGAGGAATATATGAAAAGCCTCCAGACGACGAGGACTTCAGCCGACATGCTTGCGGGCAAAACGGTTACTTTCAGCTATAACGGCATTTCAAAGCAGATAACTATACCGTCGGCCGATGAAAGCGATATATTTGATAAAAAGACAGGCAAAGCCGATATGAAAAAGCTCGCCGATTATTTCAATAAGGAGCTTAACAGGGAATTCGGCTCGGGAAGGATTAAAGTCGAATACAGCGAAGCCGACAAGGAGCTGTCGTTCCAGACCGTAAACCCTCAGACAGGGAAGATTGACGGCACGTCGGAACTCAAGATAACGGGCGGCGACGCGGACGCACTGCGCGCTTTGGACATTAAGGCGGGCGAATCAAACAGGGTCAACCTTGACGCTTCCTTCTCGGAATCGGGCATTATCGGCAAAAACGGCGGCACTGCTATAAACGAATATGCGGTTAATATTAAAAACAATAAAACAGGCGAGATTATTACAATCAGCAAAACGATGGACGGAAAAGATTTTGACGAAAACACGTCCATGTCGGATATTATAAAAGCCATAAACGCAAGCGACGCAAACGTGCAGGTTTCGTACCTTTCAACAACGGACAAATTCAATATATCTTCAACGGAAGGCGGCGCAAGCGGAGATTTTTCCATAGTGGGGGCGGTTGACGAAAACGGAAAAGAAAAGCCGGACGACGGCTCGTTCAATCTCGGCCAGGCTATTTTCGGAAAGAACCTCGGCAAAAAGGATTCTTCCGGCAAGCCTGTTGAAACGGATTATTCCGCAACAATGGGGCAGGACGCCATAATATATGTCGATTACGACGGGGCGGGCGGCCAAGATCCGGTAGCTATTACAAGAAGTTCAAACAGCTTCAATTTAGACGGGCTTACGGTAACCGTTAACGGCACGTTCGGAATTAAAAAGGACGAAAACGGCAACGATATGGTAGACGGAAGCGGCAACGCCATACTTGACGATGCGTCTGAAGCCGTAACTTTCAGCGCGAAAGCCGACACCGATAAAATCGTTACGGCTTTTAAAGAGATGATTAACGATTTTAACGAGATTATAAAGCTCTCAAACGACAGCGTTTCGGAGAAAAAGAATAGGGATTATCCGCCCCTTACGGATGAACAAAGGGCTGAAATGAGCGAGGACGAAATTAAGGCGTGGGAAGAAAAGGCTAAGGCCGGCATGCTTTTTAACAGCAGCGAGGTTAAAGGCTTTACGTCGGCAATACGTTTCCTTTTTTCAGGAAGCTCATCGGATATAAAGGCGCTTGAAGAAATGGGCATAACGGTATCGTCTACATACAGCGACCACGGAAAAATCTCTTTTGACGAAGAAAAATTTAAGGCGGCAATAGAATCAAACCTTGACGGCGTTAAGGAGCTGTTTACGGCGGAGGCTAAAACAACGGTTAACGAAAACGGAGAAGAGGTGACGTCCAAGGGCGGCATTATGACGCAGATTTTCGATGTGTTTGAAAAGTATGCCGCAACGACGGGATCGACGAAAGGCGTATTTGTCGAAAAGGCCGGCGCTCCGGAATCGCCGCTTTCCGTCCTTAACAACTCAATCCAGAAACAGATGGACGATATAGACGATATTATATCGGAACTTCAAGATAAGCTTGAAACGGAAACTGAAAACGCGTACAATAAATTCGCAAGCCTTGAAACTTATATTTCAAATATGAATTCCCAAAGCAGCTGGCTTTCGTCACAGTTCGGAGGCTGA
- the fliS gene encoding flagellar export chaperone FliS: MINNGYQQYKQQSIATMTNGEMLVLLYDECIKRLTIAEFALGKEDYETFGGAVKRTREIINYLSSVLDRKYEISRDLYRMYDYFMYELGRLEAGRNKEIITELKSHISELRDAFKEADRLNASKKTQQNT, from the coding sequence ATGATTAATAACGGATACCAGCAATATAAACAGCAGTCGATTGCAACGATGACAAACGGCGAAATGCTTGTACTGCTTTACGACGAATGTATAAAAAGGCTTACTATAGCCGAATTTGCATTGGGCAAAGAGGATTACGAAACTTTCGGCGGGGCTGTTAAAAGGACAAGGGAAATAATCAACTACCTTTCCTCGGTTCTTGACAGGAAGTATGAAATAAGCCGCGACCTCTACCGCATGTACGATTATTTTATGTATGAACTCGGAAGGCTTGAGGCGGGCAGGAACAAAGAAATTATTACCGAGCTTAAATCGCATATAAGCGAACTAAGGGATGCGTTTAAAGAAGCGGATCGCCTGAACGCGAGCAAAAAAACGCAGCAGAACACATAG
- a CDS encoding chemotaxis protein CheW produces MSENNNNTAAGEKESRLSDIAAAAENTRKFLTFLSDGLIFGVDASYVTEIIINHNITFLPIVPYYIKGIINLRGQIIPIVDIRLRMGKPEYENPRGSNCIIVLNINSVMLGILVDTVQQMLDIDTSRISPPTVNNCEELVSGMLTLNNGSTMLVLDNEALGKAY; encoded by the coding sequence ATGTCTGAAAACAATAACAATACGGCGGCGGGCGAAAAGGAAAGCAGGCTTTCCGACATAGCGGCCGCTGCTGAAAACACAAGAAAATTCCTTACATTTTTATCGGACGGCCTTATTTTCGGCGTCGACGCTTCTTATGTTACGGAAATAATAATAAACCACAACATAACTTTCCTGCCTATTGTGCCGTATTATATAAAAGGCATAATAAATCTCAGAGGCCAGATTATACCGATAGTGGATATAAGGCTTAGGATGGGCAAACCGGAATATGAAAACCCACGCGGATCCAACTGCATTATAGTTTTAAACATTAATTCCGTTATGCTCGGCATACTTGTCGATACCGTCCAGCAAATGCTCGACATAGACACAAGCCGCATTTCCCCGCCTACCGTAAATAACTGCGAGGAACTTGTCAGCGGAATGTTAACACTTAACAACGGCAGCACAATGCTTGTCCTTGACAACGAAGCTCTGGGAAAGGCATACTGA
- a CDS encoding DUF6470 family protein has protein sequence MEPLIKITNVPIAFEMKVNNAHLEYKNGTADLEIKRNDGRMEISSSPIRLSIDTFQARDSISPASVSSSIQRYAQAGKTAAYEATASMAQNGRLMLKAKIGDDVLGNIIKENTDKYFQMKDFNVEFIPDTMAELSWSQPDVTIDYQMDKLNFDWRIFKGDFEFVPGNIEFNITQQPDVIIEYIGGPIYVPPSSDPNYEPIDVKA, from the coding sequence ATGGAACCTTTAATTAAAATAACTAATGTTCCGATAGCGTTTGAAATGAAGGTAAATAATGCGCATTTGGAATACAAAAACGGCACGGCGGATTTGGAGATAAAAAGGAACGACGGCAGGATGGAAATTTCCAGCAGCCCGATAAGGCTGAGCATAGATACTTTCCAGGCAAGGGATTCAATTTCCCCGGCGTCAGTTTCCAGCAGTATTCAAAGGTATGCCCAAGCCGGAAAAACAGCGGCATACGAAGCTACCGCATCCATGGCGCAAAACGGGCGTCTTATGCTTAAAGCAAAAATAGGCGACGACGTTTTGGGTAATATAATCAAGGAAAATACGGACAAATATTTTCAAATGAAGGATTTTAACGTTGAGTTTATACCGGATACTATGGCTGAGTTAAGCTGGTCGCAGCCGGATGTTACAATAGACTATCAAATGGATAAGCTTAATTTTGACTGGCGTATTTTTAAAGGCGACTTTGAATTTGTGCCGGGCAATATAGAGTTTAACATAACGCAGCAGCCCGATGTAATAATAGAGTATATCGGCGGCCCTATTTATGTTCCGCCAAGCAGCGATCCTAATTATGAACCGATAGATGTAAAGGCGTAA
- a CDS encoding ATP-binding cassette domain-containing protein produces the protein MFSISFKDVSKIYENGAAGLIDANIDIATGEFVFLLGQSGSGKSTFLSLLTREILPTKGTIFVGGNDLIKMKRKKLPYLRRKFGIIREENLLLNDRNVYKNIELALLATQQPAGLMEQTIFKALGLVGMRDKAEAMPHELSGGERSKVELARAFVNNPSVIIADEPTSGLDRDAAWDIAQLFDEINRLGVTVIMATHDKEIVNIMQKRVVTLYGGRIIGDVKKGKYGYLI, from the coding sequence ATGTTTTCCATTTCTTTTAAAGACGTAAGCAAAATTTATGAAAACGGGGCGGCAGGGCTTATTGATGCAAATATCGATATAGCGACCGGTGAGTTTGTGTTCCTGCTCGGTCAAAGCGGCTCCGGCAAAAGTACGTTTTTAAGCCTTTTGACAAGGGAGATACTTCCCACTAAAGGAACTATATTTGTAGGCGGAAACGATTTGATAAAAATGAAGAGGAAAAAACTGCCGTACTTAAGACGTAAGTTTGGAATTATCCGCGAAGAAAATCTTCTTTTAAACGACAGGAACGTATATAAAAATATCGAGCTTGCCCTTTTGGCAACACAGCAGCCGGCAGGCTTGATGGAACAGACAATATTTAAGGCGCTGGGCCTTGTGGGCATGAGGGATAAAGCCGAAGCGATGCCCCATGAACTTTCGGGAGGGGAGAGATCTAAGGTTGAACTTGCCAGGGCGTTTGTAAACAATCCGTCGGTTATAATTGCCGACGAACCTACAAGCGGACTTGACCGTGATGCCGCATGGGATATTGCGCAGCTTTTTGACGAAATAAACCGGCTCGGCGTTACGGTTATAATGGCAACACATGATAAAGAAATTGTAAACATAATGCAAAAGCGTGTTGTAACCCTTTACGGCGGGCGCATAATAGGCGATGTAAAAAAGGGAAAATATGGTTATTTGATATAA
- a CDS encoding carbon storage regulator: MLVLQRREGESIRIGDDIELTVTEINPGVVKIAIKAPKEISILRTELIIAADMNKESILKSGDIQMIKNIAKKDANGR; encoded by the coding sequence ATGCTTGTTTTGCAAAGGCGTGAAGGCGAATCAATCAGGATAGGCGACGACATTGAGCTTACGGTTACGGAAATAAATCCCGGGGTGGTTAAGATAGCCATAAAAGCCCCGAAAGAAATATCAATTCTGCGCACAGAGCTTATAATTGCCGCCGATATGAATAAGGAATCCATATTAAAAAGCGGCGATATACAGATGATTAAAAATATCGCGAAAAAAGATGCAAACGGACGTTAA
- a CDS encoding flagellar protein FlgN: protein MENNAKLRDILIETNSFLKEITDLEKKKFDFVLKNNISRVEECMKSEQAMMLKLRGLDRKREAVQKELGFENMSFKEIIGTLAEDEKHNFDALFDEMQKNLKLYKETSKLSQDAIEINLHRLDKYLSELNGAEAAGVYNEKGSVVRGESSFRSRRV, encoded by the coding sequence ATGGAAAATAACGCAAAACTTCGGGATATATTAATAGAAACAAATTCATTTTTAAAAGAAATTACGGATCTTGAAAAAAAGAAATTTGATTTTGTTTTAAAGAACAATATATCCCGTGTGGAAGAATGTATGAAAAGCGAACAGGCTATGATGCTGAAGCTCAGGGGGCTGGATAGGAAACGCGAAGCCGTCCAGAAGGAGCTGGGCTTTGAAAATATGAGCTTTAAGGAAATTATCGGGACGCTTGCGGAAGATGAAAAACATAATTTTGACGCGCTTTTTGATGAAATGCAGAAAAACCTTAAACTTTATAAGGAAACGTCCAAACTTTCACAGGACGCTATCGAGATTAACCTCCATAGGCTCGATAAATACTTAAGCGAGCTTAACGGCGCGGAAGCGGCGGGCGTATATAACGAGAAAGGCAGCGTTGTAAGGGGCGAAAGCAGTTTCAGGAGCAGACGTGTTTAA
- a CDS encoding flagellar assembly protein FliW — protein MEIETKYFGSLPFSSDEEIKFEKGIFGFQQDKRFVLIRFDNESGNILCLQSLDDVDLAFTVMNPFAFIPDYTPTLTEEELRYLDAADEKELNFYNICVIAPEIKNSTVNLRCPVAVNPENKKAIQVILENNRYEFKYPFYKFLKEG, from the coding sequence ATGGAAATAGAAACAAAATATTTCGGCAGTCTGCCTTTTTCAAGCGACGAGGAGATAAAATTTGAGAAAGGTATTTTTGGATTTCAGCAGGATAAAAGGTTTGTATTAATAAGATTTGATAATGAAAGCGGGAATATATTGTGTTTGCAGAGCCTTGACGACGTGGATCTTGCTTTTACAGTTATGAACCCGTTTGCTTTTATACCTGATTATACGCCGACGCTTACAGAAGAGGAGCTTAGATACCTCGACGCCGCCGACGAAAAAGAACTTAATTTTTATAATATTTGTGTTATAGCCCCCGAGATAAAAAACAGTACTGTTAATTTGAGATGTCCTGTTGCGGTTAACCCTGAAAACAAAAAGGCAATTCAAGTTATTTTGGAAAACAATCGGTACGAATTTAAATATCCTTTTTATAAATTTTTAAAGGAGGGCTGA
- a CDS encoding flagellin — protein MRVTTRAIMSNYSRNLNKTMANLDSSRQKVLTKRKFNNIDEDPSAAARSFKLRREFNQNADYLENVKTTISMFDTVSSSALSISGVLNEQVNEDTLSAINGATSYEARLTYAKTLRGMQDSIVLSLNEKYADRFLFGGAGTKEAPFELKDDKLYYRGIDVNTTDPDEIKKLEEMMDETLYVDIGFGMEENAQGDVVGSSAFNTAVPGLNIVGYGQTADGVSKNVVTLLGQMADALEEPNLNEAKFGKLMDQFVESKNDVADFVAELGTKSEFLENRKKQLETASDNINVQIVDVENVDMAAAISDYVWQQYAYNAALKVGTSILSPSFIDFMK, from the coding sequence ATGAGGGTAACTACAAGGGCTATTATGAGCAACTATAGCCGAAATCTTAATAAAACCATGGCTAACCTTGACAGTTCAAGGCAGAAGGTTCTTACCAAAAGGAAGTTTAACAATATAGATGAAGACCCTTCCGCAGCGGCGCGTTCTTTTAAGCTGAGGAGGGAATTTAACCAGAATGCGGACTATCTGGAAAACGTAAAAACTACCATTTCTATGTTTGATACTGTTTCAAGCAGCGCGCTCAGCATAAGCGGCGTGCTTAACGAGCAGGTAAACGAAGATACGCTCAGCGCAATTAACGGCGCAACAAGCTATGAAGCAAGGCTTACATATGCGAAAACCCTTAGAGGGATGCAGGACTCAATAGTTTTGAGCTTGAATGAAAAGTATGCCGACAGGTTCCTTTTCGGCGGGGCGGGAACGAAGGAAGCGCCTTTTGAGCTTAAAGACGATAAGCTTTATTACAGAGGGATAGATGTTAATACAACGGATCCCGACGAAATAAAAAAGCTTGAGGAAATGATGGATGAAACGCTTTATGTGGATATCGGATTCGGCATGGAGGAGAATGCCCAGGGCGACGTTGTAGGAAGCAGTGCCTTTAATACGGCTGTACCGGGTCTTAATATTGTAGGATACGGGCAGACTGCCGACGGCGTAAGCAAAAATGTTGTAACGCTTCTGGGACAAATGGCCGATGCCCTTGAAGAACCGAATCTTAACGAGGCAAAATTCGGCAAGCTTATGGATCAGTTTGTTGAGAGCAAAAACGACGTTGCCGATTTTGTTGCGGAACTTGGGACAAAAAGCGAGTTTTTGGAAAACAGGAAAAAACAGCTTGAAACGGCAAGCGATAATATAAATGTACAGATTGTAGACGTTGAAAATGTCGATATGGCGGCGGCTATATCGGATTATGTATGGCAGCAGTATGCATATAATGCGGCGTTAAAAGTCGGAACAAGCATACTTTCGCCTTCTTTTATAGATTTTATGAAATAA
- a CDS encoding protein-glutamate O-methyltransferase CheR, with the protein MLKIDDKDFTTLVKFVHSNYGIDLNKKRQLIESRLTSTITAMGMADFSQYVKYITTTTNKPDIEKMLNKLTTNYTYFMREKEHFDFFSNTILPYLVSTKKNKVLSIWSAGCSSGEEPYTLSMLIKDYLGSKAGAWDTRVLATDISQNVLQAAMKGEYLAESINSVPPHWKTDYFVQSPSGGKVTVAPAIKNNVIFRTFNLMEPIRFKLPFDVIFCRNVMIYFDQPTKDALVERFYNASNPGGYLLIGHSESINRAVSKYQYIMPATYRKPLLNK; encoded by the coding sequence ATGCTTAAAATAGACGACAAAGACTTTACAACCCTCGTTAAATTTGTACATTCAAATTACGGTATCGACCTGAATAAAAAAAGGCAGCTTATCGAAAGCAGGCTGACAAGCACAATAACCGCCATGGGTATGGCAGACTTTTCACAGTATGTAAAATATATTACGACTACGACAAATAAACCGGACATCGAAAAAATGCTGAATAAGCTGACTACGAATTACACATATTTCATGCGGGAAAAAGAACATTTCGACTTTTTCTCAAACACAATACTTCCCTACCTTGTTTCAACAAAGAAAAACAAGGTTTTAAGCATATGGAGCGCGGGATGTTCTTCCGGCGAGGAGCCTTATACCCTGTCCATGCTTATTAAAGATTATCTCGGAAGCAAGGCGGGCGCATGGGATACCCGCGTGCTTGCCACGGATATTTCACAAAATGTGCTTCAGGCGGCTATGAAAGGCGAATACTTGGCGGAGTCCATTAATTCGGTCCCTCCGCACTGGAAAACGGATTATTTCGTCCAGTCGCCTTCGGGCGGCAAAGTTACGGTTGCCCCCGCAATAAAAAACAACGTTATTTTCAGGACCTTCAATTTAATGGAGCCCATACGGTTTAAACTGCCTTTTGATGTGATATTCTGCCGCAATGTTATGATATATTTCGACCAGCCGACAAAAGACGCTTTGGTTGAAAGATTTTATAACGCTTCAAATCCCGGCGGCTATCTGCTTATAGGACATTCCGAAAGCATCAACCGCGCTGTCAGCAAATATCAGTATATTATGCCGGCGACATACCGCAAACCTTTATTAAACAAATAA
- a CDS encoding chemotaxis response regulator protein-glutamate methylesterase, giving the protein MYPSSKIIKVLVVDDSIFFRKVLIDNLSKMDNIEVIGYAINAFDAKKKIPLLNPDVITMDVEMPGLNGIEFLKQLIPQNPIPVILVSSLNISVFEALSAGAVDFVRKPDASQGNNIQNFMSDLGRKIHIASNAKVRVPSQAQQVRKTSARQTPHGLLGPSAKLDGTIIALGASTGGTEATLSVLKELPADTPGMVIVQHMPPGFTKMYADRLDRLCSMTVKEAKNGDKIVRGQALIAPGDMQMKVVKIGAQYSVSCFDGEKVSGHKPSVDVLFNSMADSVKTNGIGIILTGMGRDGAAGICRMRQNGAYTIGQNKESCVVYGMPMVAYEMGGVCTQASCENIPNILMQKLRSMK; this is encoded by the coding sequence ATGTATCCATCATCAAAAATCATAAAAGTTCTCGTTGTTGACGATTCGATCTTTTTCAGGAAGGTTCTCATAGACAACCTTTCAAAAATGGATAATATAGAAGTTATCGGATATGCAATAAACGCTTTTGACGCCAAAAAAAAGATACCTCTGCTTAATCCCGACGTAATAACAATGGACGTTGAAATGCCGGGGCTTAACGGCATTGAATTCTTGAAACAGCTTATACCGCAGAACCCTATACCGGTAATACTCGTATCGTCTTTAAATATAAGCGTATTTGAAGCCCTGTCGGCCGGAGCCGTTGATTTTGTAAGAAAGCCGGACGCCTCTCAGGGGAACAATATACAAAACTTTATGTCGGATCTCGGCAGAAAAATCCATATAGCGTCAAATGCGAAAGTGCGCGTTCCTTCACAGGCCCAGCAGGTACGCAAAACATCTGCACGGCAAACGCCGCATGGCCTCCTAGGCCCATCGGCAAAACTTGACGGCACAATAATCGCCCTTGGAGCTTCTACAGGAGGCACTGAAGCAACATTAAGCGTTTTAAAGGAGCTCCCTGCCGATACGCCCGGTATGGTTATAGTGCAGCACATGCCGCCCGGATTTACAAAAATGTATGCCGACCGTCTTGACCGTTTATGCAGCATGACTGTAAAAGAAGCCAAAAACGGTGATAAAATAGTGCGGGGCCAAGCTCTTATCGCTCCGGGCGACATGCAGATGAAAGTTGTGAAAATAGGCGCGCAGTACAGCGTTTCCTGTTTCGACGGCGAAAAAGTAAGCGGCCACAAGCCTTCCGTAGACGTTTTGTTTAATTCTATGGCCGATTCGGTTAAAACCAACGGCATCGGCATAATACTAACCGGCATGGGCCGCGACGGCGCGGCCGGGATTTGCCGTATGCGCCAAAACGGAGCTTATACAATAGGTCAGAATAAAGAATCATGCGTTGTTTACGGTATGCCTATGGTCGCATATGAAATGGGCGGAGTATGCACTCAGGCGTCATGTGAAAATATCCCCAACATACTTATGCAGAAACTGCGTTCAATGAAATAA